The genomic stretch CCTGATAAATCTTTTGCGTGGTTTTTTTACGGAATTGTTCAGATAACCTTGACGCGCCTTTGGATGTGCGACCGAATATCACCACTCCGGAAACAGGACGGTCAAGCCTGTGGACCAAACCTAAAAACACATTTCCGGGTTTTTTATACTCTATCTTGATCCAGTCTTTAATTTTGTCCATTAGGGAAACTTCTCCGGAATCATCAGACTGGGTGAGCGCTCCGGCAGGTTTGTTGACAGCTATCAAGTGGTTGTCGAGATAGAGGATGTCAAGATCAGGAGGGTTGTTCAAGCTTCAGTCCTTTGGCTTCAACAATTTTGAGTCCCGGTGGAGTGACGATACCACCCGACACAACATATTTTATGCCTTCCTCAATGGTCATCGAAATTTCTGTGAGTTCCTCAGGAGGAGAAAAAACCAGGAACCCTGATGTCGGGTTGGGCATGGTGGGCACAAATACGTTGAGCATATTTTCCTGGGTGAGACTTTGTACCTCTCCACGTGTCTCGCCAGTCACGAAACCTATTGCCAGGAGACCACGGCGCGGAAATTCCAGCAGAACAACCTTGCGAAAAGTAGATGTGTCGGCCTGGGCTATGGAAACGACCACCTGCTTGGAACCTGTATAGATTTTTCGGACAAATGGGATTTTATCGACAATGTATTCACCAAGATCAACAATTTTCTTTCCAAAAAAACCTGTGGTCAGCCAGCCCACTAATAGAACGATCAGCAGGGTCATCACGACTCCCAGGAAGGGAATTCGGTAGCCTTCTGGAATAGGGGCGCCTATCTCGATGAGTAAACGGGTGAACACCGGTGACATGGCATCAAGGTTTCGGAGTAGAAATCGCAGGATGATCCAAGTTAGCGCGATCGGGAGGGTGATCAGCAAACCGGTGATAAATACGTTTCGGAATCTGCGTTTGAAGTTTTTAAGCACAGTGATTTCGGCAAAAAGGTGGTGTCTTGGTCTGAAAACGCTGAGTATATTATATAGAGAATGCCATGGAAGGCAATAGAAGGTCAAAGTGGAGTGGTTTTGCACTTGACAGTTGTGGGATAATCGTTAATATCAAACGGTTGTTTTAGAGGGGATAAAATAAATAAATGGGGCTGTGGCGCAGCTGGGAGCGCGCTTGAATGGCATTCAAGAGGTCAGGGGTTCGATCCCCCTCAGCTCCACTTTTGTTTATAAGGGGTTATGGCGTTTGCTGTAGCCCCTTTTTCTTTGACTGTGTCAACTTTGTGTCAATTAACGTCTTCAGCCATTTTTAACAAGTGTCATTCTTTTGGCCGGTGGATGCGTGATCTTCGAGACATAATCATGCATCCTGGTCAACTCTGGAACAGAATAATGTTCCGTCATCGACCTTCCTGATTTGTGTCCCATTAAATCTTTTCTATCTTCTTCAGGACACAAAGCCTGATTGCGAAGTCTCGTTCCTACCGTATGTTTCCAAGAATGAACATGCGACTTGGCGATATTAGGATAAATCTTTGAGGCGCGTTTTCGTGCTCTCTTAAATGCGGTGTTATAGATGTTTCCCACAGGTTTTCCTTTATACGTAAAAACATAAGTAGGATGCTCACCTCGACATTGTTCGACTACTGTTAAGGCAATATCGTTTAACACTACAATCCTATCTTCACCGTTTTTGTGCCCTTCTCCTGGTATGACAAAGTAATGGATGCCAGTCTCTGGATCCGTATAAAGCCATTCCCATTTAAGAAAAGTGACTTCCCCTTTGCGACACCCCGTATTATTAGCAAATTCTGCCATTTTTCTAAGGTGAGGAGGAAACTCATTAAATAATACAATCTGTTCACCCCAGGTCAACACATGGGTTTTTTTTCCTTGGCTTTAGCCCCAGTGCTCTGGCTTCCTTATGATTGATCTTGGGGACAGAAGCCCATTGCATAAGCAGTGGTTTGCCCCCAGGGCCTCGCCATTTTTTAGAAGCCGCATTTCCGATAG from Nitrospinota bacterium encodes the following:
- a CDS encoding DUF502 domain-containing protein, translated to MLKNFKRRFRNVFITGLLITLPIALTWIILRFLLRNLDAMSPVFTRLLIEIGAPIPEGYRIPFLGVVMTLLIVLLVGWLTTGFFGKKIVDLGEYIVDKIPFVRKIYTGSKQVVVSIAQADTSTFRKVVLLEFPRRGLLAIGFVTGETRGEVQSLTQENMLNVFVPTMPNPTSGFLVFSPPEELTEISMTIEEGIKYVVSGGIVTPPGLKIVEAKGLKLEQPS
- a CDS encoding tyrosine-type recombinase/integrase, with amino-acid sequence MLTWGEQIVLFNEFPPHLRKMAEFANNTGCRKGEVTFLKWEWLYTDPETGIHYFVIPGEGHKNGEDRIVVLNDIALTVVEQCRGEHPTYVFTYKGKPVGNIYNTAFKRARKRASKIYPNIAKSHVHSWKHTVGTRLRNQALCPEEDRKDLMGHKSGRSMTEHYSVPELTRMHDYVSKITHPPAKRMTLVKNG